A region of Streptomyces sp. NBC_01750 DNA encodes the following proteins:
- a CDS encoding cytochrome P450, which produces MTRPDQSVPDVFDPRIYATGLPHDAFRELRDHHPVARQEEYEVLGWPAGSGFWAVTRHADVVRVLKDAGTFSSHLGATQIRDPDPADLPFIRRMMLNQDPSPRFAGETPSDHGRLRRLVSRAFTPGRIDRFTTAARARARQLLAAARDMGPVFDLVSAVTDDYALLNLSDLLGVPESDRGLLLKWTERVIAYQDPDEPPVLGPDGRPVNPRSPAMLQEMFAYAQQLAAYKRRRPADDVMTSLAQSELSGAELEMFFFLLTIAGNDTVRSAAPGGFLTLAEHPDEQRRLRAGEVAPDSAVEELLRRHPPVLSFRRTADRDTRLAGQRIRKGDKVVVFHASANYDERVFEAPHGLDLSRSPNPHVSFGDGPHICLGAHFARLQLRVLHEEALDVLPPLTTASPPRRLVSNFINGIKSLPLTEA; this is translated from the coding sequence ATGACAAGGCCCGATCAGAGCGTGCCGGATGTCTTCGATCCGCGGATCTACGCCACCGGACTGCCCCACGACGCCTTCCGCGAGCTGCGCGACCACCACCCCGTGGCCCGGCAGGAGGAGTACGAAGTCCTCGGCTGGCCCGCGGGATCCGGCTTCTGGGCGGTCACCCGCCACGCGGACGTCGTGCGGGTCCTCAAAGACGCAGGGACCTTCTCGTCCCACCTCGGCGCCACCCAGATCCGTGACCCCGACCCGGCCGATCTGCCGTTCATCCGACGCATGATGCTCAACCAGGACCCTTCGCCCCGCTTCGCGGGGGAGACCCCGTCGGACCACGGGAGGCTGCGGCGACTGGTGAGCCGCGCCTTCACCCCGGGACGCATCGACCGCTTCACCACGGCGGCCAGGGCTCGCGCGCGCCAACTGCTGGCCGCGGCACGGGACATGGGGCCGGTCTTCGACCTGGTCAGTGCCGTCACCGACGACTACGCCCTGCTCAACCTCTCCGATCTGCTGGGCGTCCCGGAGAGCGACCGGGGGCTGCTGCTGAAGTGGACCGAGCGCGTCATCGCCTACCAGGACCCGGACGAGCCGCCGGTGCTCGGACCCGACGGCAGGCCCGTCAATCCGCGCTCACCCGCCATGCTCCAGGAGATGTTCGCCTACGCGCAGCAACTCGCCGCCTACAAAAGACGCAGGCCCGCCGACGACGTCATGACCTCGCTCGCGCAGTCGGAACTCTCCGGCGCCGAGCTGGAGATGTTCTTCTTCCTGCTCACGATCGCGGGCAACGACACCGTTCGCAGTGCCGCTCCCGGTGGCTTCCTGACGCTGGCCGAGCACCCGGACGAGCAGCGCAGGCTGCGGGCCGGAGAGGTGGCTCCGGACAGCGCCGTTGAGGAACTGCTGCGCCGCCACCCGCCGGTCCTCAGCTTCCGCCGCACCGCCGACCGGGACACCCGGCTCGCCGGGCAGCGGATTCGCAAGGGCGACAAGGTGGTCGTCTTCCACGCCTCCGCCAACTACGACGAGCGTGTCTTCGAGGCCCCGCACGGCCTCGATCTCTCCCGCTCGCCTAATCCTCACGTGTCTTTCGGCGACGGCCCGCACATCTGTCTCGGCGCCCACTTCGCCCGGCTCCAGCTGCGCGTCCTGCACGAGGAGGCACTGGATGTGCTGCCGCCGCTGACGACCGCGAGCCCGCCGCGCCGGCTGGTGTCCAACTTCATCAATGGCATCAAGTCGCTGCCGCTGACCGAGGCCTGA
- the ggt gene encoding gamma-glutamyltransferase: MRRSAARNVSILAVAAAVVSIGAAAPPSHSPPVTPPVKTPVAAGYGGAVASVDADASAAGIEVLRRGGNAVDAAVATAAALGVTEPYSAGIGGGGFFVYYDAKTRTVHTVDGRETAPRSADASLFLENGKPIPFEEGMTSGRGVGTPGTPATWDTALDAWGSRPLRQLLRPAERLAKDGFTVDATFRSQTEANQARFADFPDTAKLFLPGGQLPVVGSVFKNPDLARTYEELGRKGVSTLYRGELAKDIVRTVRKPPVAAGAARVVRSGDLTTEDLRSYETERRTPTKVGYRGLDVYGMAPASSGGTSVGEALNILERTDLSKATQAQYLHRFIEASRIAFADRGRWVGDPAFEDVPTKELLSQRFADSRGCLIKDNAVLTSPLAPGDPRRPAACGTSGTAAPTTYEGENTTHLTAADKWGNVVAYTLTIESTGGSGITVPGRGFLLNNELTDFSFAPADPAVHDPNLPGPGKRPRSSISPTIVLDHGRPVLAVGSPGGATIITTVLQTLTGRLDRGLPLVDAIAAPRASQRNQATTELEPALWNSPLRAELEAIGHAFRQNPEIGAATGIERLPDGRWLAAAEKVRRGGGSAMVVHPSGTQSGG; encoded by the coding sequence ATGCGTCGCTCTGCCGCACGGAATGTGTCGATTCTCGCCGTTGCCGCGGCCGTGGTCTCGATCGGTGCCGCGGCACCGCCGAGCCACTCCCCGCCGGTCACGCCACCGGTCAAGACACCCGTGGCGGCCGGCTACGGCGGGGCCGTCGCGAGCGTCGACGCGGACGCCTCGGCCGCCGGCATAGAGGTGCTGCGGCGCGGCGGCAACGCCGTGGACGCCGCAGTGGCCACCGCGGCCGCCCTCGGCGTCACGGAGCCGTACTCCGCGGGCATCGGGGGAGGCGGATTCTTCGTCTACTACGACGCCAAAACCCGTACGGTCCACACTGTCGACGGCCGCGAGACCGCGCCCCGGTCCGCGGATGCCTCTCTCTTCCTCGAGAACGGCAAGCCGATCCCGTTCGAGGAGGGCATGACGAGCGGTCGCGGCGTCGGCACGCCGGGCACCCCGGCGACCTGGGACACCGCGCTGGACGCCTGGGGCAGCAGGCCGCTGCGGCAACTGCTGCGGCCCGCCGAGCGGCTGGCGAAGGACGGCTTCACCGTCGACGCCACCTTCCGCTCGCAGACCGAGGCCAACCAGGCGCGCTTCGCGGACTTCCCGGACACGGCGAAGCTCTTCCTGCCGGGCGGGCAACTGCCGGTGGTCGGCTCGGTCTTCAAGAACCCGGATCTTGCGCGTACGTACGAGGAGCTGGGGCGCAAGGGCGTCAGTACGCTCTACCGCGGTGAGCTGGCCAAGGACATCGTCCGTACGGTGCGCAAGCCTCCGGTGGCCGCGGGCGCGGCGCGGGTCGTGCGGTCCGGCGATCTGACGACGGAGGACCTGCGGTCGTACGAGACGGAGCGGCGGACCCCGACCAAGGTCGGCTACCGGGGTCTTGATGTGTACGGCATGGCGCCGGCCTCGTCGGGCGGTACGAGCGTCGGCGAGGCGCTCAACATCCTGGAGCGGACCGACCTTTCGAAGGCCACGCAGGCGCAGTATCTGCACCGCTTCATCGAGGCGAGCCGGATCGCGTTCGCGGATCGCGGGCGATGGGTCGGCGACCCGGCCTTCGAGGACGTGCCGACGAAGGAGCTGCTGTCGCAGCGTTTCGCGGACTCGCGCGGATGCCTGATCAAGGACAACGCGGTGCTCACCAGTCCGCTGGCTCCCGGTGACCCCCGCAGGCCCGCGGCGTGCGGGACGTCGGGGACGGCAGCCCCCACCACGTACGAGGGCGAGAACACCACCCATCTGACCGCCGCCGACAAGTGGGGCAATGTCGTCGCGTACACCCTGACGATCGAGTCGACCGGTGGCAGCGGAATCACCGTGCCCGGGCGCGGCTTCCTGCTCAACAACGAGCTCACCGACTTCTCCTTCGCTCCTGCCGATCCGGCCGTCCACGACCCGAATCTGCCAGGCCCGGGCAAGCGTCCGCGGTCGTCCATCTCCCCGACGATCGTGCTCGACCACGGCCGTCCGGTGCTTGCGGTGGGCTCGCCGGGCGGCGCGACGATCATCACCACGGTGCTGCAGACGCTCACGGGCCGTCTGGACCGGGGGCTGCCGCTGGTCGACGCGATCGCGGCGCCACGCGCCAGCCAGCGCAACCAGGCGACCACGGAGCTCGAACCGGCGTTGTGGAACAGCCCGCTCCGCGCCGAGCTGGAGGCGATCGGCCATGCCTTCCGGCAGAACCCGGAGATCGGCGCGGCGACGGGCATCGAGCGGCTGCCCGACGGGCGGTGGCTCGCGGCTGCCGAGAAGGTGCGGCGGGGCGGTGGCTCCGCGATGGTCGTCCACCCGAGCGGTACTCAGTCCGGCGGCTGA
- a CDS encoding glycoside hydrolase family 75 protein — MRTRTLALAAVSGVALLASATLPATADPAHHAAAPKAAGVKEGSVSAADLLAKVKDCSQISNGKYRSDSETSASIPVCGKNGAVFWKADMDVDCDGQVTSKCNADTDPWFQDDTAFHQSDGKPLNAEKLPYVVVPSSSGIWNYSSAGIKGGGVVAVIYGNKVEYAVVGDTGPNKIIGEASYATAKALGIDPDPETGGAESGVTYILFKNSKVSPIESHGAAVSLGDSLAKKFLQDN; from the coding sequence ATGCGCACACGTACTCTCGCGCTGGCCGCTGTCTCCGGCGTAGCCCTGCTCGCGAGCGCGACGCTGCCTGCCACGGCCGACCCGGCGCACCATGCCGCCGCTCCGAAGGCTGCCGGCGTCAAGGAAGGTTCGGTCAGCGCGGCCGACCTGCTGGCCAAGGTGAAGGACTGTTCGCAGATCTCCAACGGCAAGTACCGGTCGGACAGCGAGACTTCGGCGAGCATTCCGGTCTGCGGGAAGAACGGAGCCGTCTTCTGGAAGGCCGACATGGACGTCGACTGCGACGGCCAGGTCACCAGCAAGTGCAATGCCGACACCGACCCCTGGTTCCAGGACGACACGGCCTTCCATCAGTCCGACGGCAAACCGCTGAACGCCGAGAAGCTGCCGTATGTCGTCGTGCCGAGCAGCAGCGGCATCTGGAACTACTCGAGCGCCGGGATCAAGGGCGGCGGCGTCGTCGCCGTCATCTACGGCAACAAAGTGGAGTACGCCGTCGTCGGGGACACCGGCCCCAACAAGATAATCGGCGAGGCCTCCTACGCCACCGCGAAGGCGCTGGGCATCGACCCGGACCCGGAGACGGGCGGCGCCGAGTCCGGTGTCACGTACATCCTGTTCAAGAACTCCAAGGTCTCTCCGATCGAGAGTCACGGTGCCGCGGTGAGCCTCGGTGACTCGCTCGCCAAGAAGTTCCTGCAGGACAACTAG
- a CDS encoding MFS transporter, giving the protein MRVQLGRSFGWLWSACAVSTYGTWIAFGAFPLIAVRVLHSSAFAVSLLEAAGLAVAAIVAFSLGPWVEHRAKRPVMIAMDLIRFVAMASVPLAYVLGLLSYGQLLVVSVISGTASIAFTAASGAYLKYLVRSDHLLVANGRFEGTSWVATAAGPPLGGALIGLLGPVITVMADALSYLLSAFGVLRIRGGDVAAPRDRATRLRGAGLLGGWRFILRDRALRRLFLNSILVGGLIMATVPLLSVLLLGQYHFPAWQYGLAFGIPALGGFVGARLSARLVTRYGRHRVMIVSGRLRSLFPVGLTFVHPGIPGLLTVIIVEGLLITCMGIFNPICATERLQRTPADHTAQILSTWSAISKLLQAALMVIWGILATLTSPLAAITMSGALLLATPLLLPKRIHLSAPEPAAPAEDVRVA; this is encoded by the coding sequence ATGCGCGTGCAGTTGGGGCGCAGTTTCGGCTGGCTGTGGTCGGCCTGCGCCGTCAGTACATACGGTACGTGGATTGCCTTCGGCGCGTTCCCGCTGATCGCGGTTCGAGTGCTGCACTCGTCGGCATTCGCCGTGTCGCTCCTGGAGGCGGCCGGGCTTGCCGTCGCGGCGATTGTTGCCTTCTCGCTCGGGCCGTGGGTTGAGCACCGGGCCAAGCGTCCGGTGATGATCGCGATGGATCTGATCCGGTTCGTCGCGATGGCAAGTGTCCCGCTCGCGTACGTCCTCGGCTTGCTTTCATACGGCCAACTGCTGGTCGTCTCGGTCATCTCCGGGACCGCGAGCATCGCCTTCACTGCCGCATCCGGCGCGTATCTGAAGTATCTCGTCCGTAGCGATCACCTCCTTGTGGCGAACGGGAGATTCGAGGGCACGAGCTGGGTGGCGACCGCGGCGGGCCCGCCCCTCGGTGGTGCACTCATAGGGTTGCTCGGCCCGGTCATCACTGTCATGGCCGACGCCCTCAGCTACCTGCTGTCCGCGTTCGGGGTCCTCCGCATCCGCGGAGGCGACGTCGCGGCACCCCGCGACCGGGCCACCAGGTTGCGCGGAGCCGGCCTTCTCGGCGGTTGGCGGTTCATCCTCCGCGACCGCGCACTAAGGCGCCTGTTCCTCAACTCAATCCTGGTCGGCGGCCTCATCATGGCCACCGTCCCGCTCCTGTCCGTCCTCCTGCTGGGCCAGTACCACTTCCCGGCCTGGCAATACGGTCTTGCCTTCGGCATCCCGGCACTCGGCGGCTTCGTGGGCGCCCGCCTCTCCGCGCGCCTCGTGACCCGCTACGGCCGGCACCGCGTCATGATCGTCTCCGGCCGGCTGCGATCGCTCTTCCCAGTCGGTCTCACGTTCGTCCATCCTGGCATCCCCGGACTCCTCACCGTGATCATCGTCGAGGGCCTGCTGATCACCTGCATGGGCATCTTCAATCCGATCTGCGCAACAGAACGCCTGCAACGGACTCCCGCGGATCACACCGCCCAAATCCTCAGTACATGGAGTGCCATCAGCAAACTCCTACAAGCTGCCCTGATGGTGATCTGGGGCATTCTCGCCACACTCACCAGCCCGCTCGCCGCGATCACCATGTCCGGCGCTCTCCTGCTCGCCACCCCGCTCTTGCTGCCCAAACGGATACATCTGTCCGCCCCTGAGCCCGCCGCGCCGGCCGAAGACGTCCGGGTCGCATGA
- a CDS encoding LysR family transcriptional regulator produces MDTEAVRSFVRAAELGQLQHAADELGVTQQAVSKRIATLERALDVRLFTRTARGVELTLDGQAFLPHARNIITGVDRAITAIRPGSRALRIDVLGLRSAQAVVLHDYWRSHPETDLDVVTLRVNDPRVAVTAVQAGDIDASFRSVTDPATLPRDVQMIHAFDSPLELLVGPRHPLASARTLTPSQLRRHRIWVPGIAPRSEWAEFYDQLATDFDLRIDAAGPNFGNEVLLDILADSADVATLVGSRDRYIWPTNHDLRRIPIVNPTLAYPLSLIFPRANPHPGLRAVINHFGSLAPLPETAWLPSWAATPRRSDGNTEHTRR; encoded by the coding sequence ATGGATACCGAGGCGGTGCGATCGTTCGTTCGCGCGGCCGAGCTCGGACAGCTGCAACACGCGGCCGACGAGCTCGGCGTAACGCAACAGGCCGTGTCGAAGCGGATCGCAACCCTCGAGCGCGCACTCGACGTCCGGTTGTTCACCCGCACCGCCCGAGGGGTCGAGCTGACACTCGACGGCCAGGCTTTCCTCCCGCACGCCCGGAACATCATCACGGGTGTCGATCGCGCCATCACCGCGATCAGACCGGGCTCACGGGCCCTTCGGATCGACGTTCTCGGCCTGCGCTCCGCGCAGGCCGTCGTCCTGCACGACTACTGGCGGTCGCATCCCGAAACCGACCTCGACGTGGTGACCCTCAGGGTCAACGACCCGCGCGTGGCGGTCACCGCCGTCCAAGCAGGCGATATCGACGCCTCGTTCCGCTCGGTCACCGACCCGGCCACACTGCCGCGCGACGTGCAGATGATCCACGCGTTCGACTCCCCGCTGGAACTCCTCGTCGGCCCGAGGCACCCGCTCGCCTCCGCACGAACACTGACACCGTCCCAGCTGCGCCGGCACCGGATCTGGGTGCCGGGTATCGCGCCGCGAAGCGAATGGGCAGAGTTCTACGATCAGCTCGCCACCGACTTCGACCTCCGCATTGACGCCGCGGGCCCGAACTTCGGCAACGAGGTACTCCTCGACATCCTCGCGGACTCCGCAGACGTGGCAACCCTCGTAGGCTCGCGCGACCGGTACATCTGGCCGACGAACCACGACCTACGCCGCATCCCGATCGTGAATCCGACGCTCGCGTACCCGCTCTCGCTCATCTTCCCCCGAGCGAATCCACACCCAGGACTCCGGGCAGTCATCAACCACTTCGGAAGCCTGGCACCGCTCCCCGAGACAGCCTGGCTCCCATCCTGGGCAGCGACACCACGCCGCAGCGACGGAAACACCGAACACACCCGACGCTGA
- the map gene encoding type I methionyl aminopeptidase, which translates to MVEIKTDTSIEAMREAGRIVAQALTAVREAAGVGVSLRDLDRAARAVLSETGAGSPFLDYRPEWAPTPFPAVICASVNDAIVHGIPDDYRLRDGDLVSIDCGAIRGGWVGDAAVSFTVGRARAEDTKLIRTAEKALKAGIAAAVVGNRIGDIAHAVGRVCRKAGYGIPDGFGGHGVGRHMHEDPGVPNEGRPGRGMPLRHGMVLAIEPMVIGGGTDDHYTAHDGWTVRTADGSRASHAEHTVAITDDGPRILTAL; encoded by the coding sequence ATGGTGGAGATCAAAACCGATACTTCGATCGAAGCGATGCGCGAGGCGGGCCGCATCGTGGCGCAGGCACTCACGGCGGTCCGGGAGGCGGCGGGGGTCGGCGTCAGCCTCCGCGACCTCGACCGGGCCGCCCGTGCGGTCCTCAGCGAGACCGGCGCAGGATCGCCCTTCCTCGACTACCGCCCGGAGTGGGCACCCACGCCCTTCCCCGCCGTCATCTGCGCCTCCGTCAACGACGCGATCGTGCACGGCATCCCCGACGACTACCGGCTGCGCGACGGCGACCTGGTGAGCATCGACTGCGGGGCGATCCGGGGCGGATGGGTGGGCGACGCGGCCGTCAGCTTCACCGTCGGCCGCGCCCGCGCCGAGGACACCAAACTGATCCGTACCGCCGAGAAGGCGCTGAAGGCGGGCATTGCGGCGGCCGTCGTAGGCAACCGCATCGGCGACATCGCCCATGCCGTCGGCCGGGTATGCCGGAAGGCGGGATACGGAATCCCGGACGGCTTCGGCGGCCACGGTGTGGGCCGCCATATGCACGAGGACCCTGGCGTCCCCAACGAGGGGCGCCCGGGCCGGGGAATGCCCCTGCGGCACGGCATGGTGCTGGCGATCGAACCGATGGTGATCGGCGGCGGCACCGACGACCACTACACGGCACACGACGGCTGGACGGTGCGTACCGCCGACGGCAGCCGCGCCTCCCACGCGGAGCACACGGTGGCGATCACGGACGACGGCCCGCGCATCCTGACCGCCCTCTAG
- a CDS encoding helix-turn-helix domain-containing protein → MVRTPLTPEERERGERLGRLLRTARGDRSMVEVAAAARLSAETLRKIETGRAPTPAFFTVAALAAVLGLSMDELVVSCAPAPAA, encoded by the coding sequence ATGGTGCGCACTCCTCTCACTCCCGAAGAGCGTGAACGCGGCGAACGCCTCGGCCGGTTGCTGCGCACGGCGCGCGGTGACCGCAGCATGGTGGAAGTGGCCGCGGCCGCCAGGCTCTCCGCCGAGACTCTGCGCAAGATCGAGACGGGCCGCGCCCCGACCCCCGCCTTCTTCACCGTTGCCGCGCTCGCCGCGGTTCTCGGCCTGTCCATGGACGAGCTGGTCGTGAGCTGCGCGCCGGCGCCCGCCGCCTGA
- a CDS encoding PPOX class F420-dependent oxidoreductase, with the protein MTPEDFADAKYISVTTFRKDGTGVATPVWFAVDGGEIFFWTRSDSWKVKRLRNNSRVVVTVCDVRGRIVDGAPGAEGTARLLDEVGMGAVRKLLARKYTWQFWLVDWPATIVRRGKRPHTGIAVTI; encoded by the coding sequence GTGACTCCTGAGGACTTCGCCGACGCCAAGTACATCAGTGTGACCACGTTCCGCAAGGACGGGACGGGCGTCGCCACGCCCGTGTGGTTCGCGGTGGACGGCGGTGAGATCTTTTTCTGGACCCGCTCCGACTCCTGGAAGGTCAAGCGCCTGCGCAACAACAGTCGCGTCGTCGTCACGGTCTGCGACGTACGCGGCCGGATCGTGGACGGCGCACCCGGCGCGGAAGGCACGGCGCGGCTGTTGGACGAGGTCGGGATGGGTGCAGTCCGCAAACTCCTCGCCCGCAAGTACACCTGGCAGTTCTGGCTGGTCGACTGGCCCGCGACGATCGTGCGACGAGGGAAGCGGCCGCACACCGGCATCGCTGTAACTATCTGA
- a CDS encoding nitrilase-related carbon-nitrogen hydrolase, producing the protein MANVVRAALVQATWTGDTESMIAKHEEHAREAARRGAKVIGFQEVFNAPYFCQVQEPEHYRWAEPVPDGPTVRRMQELARETGMVIVVPVFEIEGAGFYYNTAAVIDADGSYLGKYRKHHIPQVKGFWEKYYFKPGNLGWPVFDTAVGRVGVYICYDRHFPEGWRQLGLNGAQLVYNPSATSRGLSAYLWQLEQPASAVANEYYIAAINRVGQEEYGDNDFYGTSYFVDPRGQFVGEAASDKEEELLVRDLDFDLIDVVRQQWAFYRDRRPDAYEGLVQP; encoded by the coding sequence ATGGCCAATGTCGTACGCGCCGCACTGGTCCAGGCGACCTGGACCGGCGACACCGAATCCATGATTGCGAAACATGAGGAACACGCCCGCGAGGCGGCCCGCCGGGGCGCCAAGGTCATCGGTTTCCAAGAGGTGTTCAACGCGCCGTACTTCTGTCAGGTCCAGGAGCCGGAGCACTACCGGTGGGCCGAGCCCGTCCCGGACGGCCCGACCGTCCGCCGGATGCAGGAACTCGCCCGCGAGACCGGCATGGTGATCGTGGTCCCGGTCTTCGAGATCGAGGGCGCCGGCTTCTACTACAACACCGCCGCCGTGATCGACGCCGACGGCTCCTACCTCGGCAAGTACCGCAAGCACCACATTCCGCAGGTCAAGGGCTTCTGGGAGAAGTACTACTTCAAGCCGGGGAATCTGGGCTGGCCGGTCTTCGACACGGCGGTCGGCAGGGTCGGGGTGTACATCTGCTACGACCGGCACTTCCCGGAGGGCTGGCGTCAACTGGGGCTGAACGGCGCCCAGTTGGTCTACAACCCATCCGCCACCTCACGCGGGCTCTCCGCATACCTCTGGCAGCTGGAGCAACCCGCGTCCGCCGTCGCCAACGAGTACTACATCGCCGCCATCAACCGCGTCGGCCAGGAAGAGTACGGCGACAACGACTTCTACGGCACCAGCTACTTCGTCGACCCGCGCGGCCAGTTCGTCGGTGAGGCCGCCAGCGACAAGGAGGAGGAGCTGCTCGTCCGGGACCTCGACTTCGACCTGATCGACGTCGTACGACAGCAGTGGGCGTTCTACCGGGACCGCCGCCCCGACGCGTACGAAGGACTGGTGCAGCCGTGA
- a CDS encoding aspartate aminotransferase family protein, which yields MTSLHDRHKAVIPDWVALYYQQPIEISHGEGRHVWDANGKRYLDFFGGILTTMTAHALPEVTKAVSEQAGRIIHSSTLYLNRPMVELAERVATLSGIPDARVFFTTSGTEANDTALLLATGYRRSNQILAMRNSYHGRSFSAVSITGNRSWSPTSLSPLQTLYVHGGVRTRGPYARLSDAQFIEECVADLEDLLGQTRDVAALIAEPIQGVGGFTSPPDGLYAAFREVLDRHGILWISDEVQTGWGRTGEHFWGWQAHAENGPPDMLTFAKGIGNGMSIGGVVARAEIMNSVDANSISTFGGSPITMAAGAANLSYLLEHDLQGNARRVGGLLIERLRAIGASAPAVREVRGRGLMIGIELVKPGTDEANPEAASAVLEAAREGGLLIGKGGGHNTSVLRIAPPLSLTVAEAEEGASILERALHSV from the coding sequence GTGACCAGCCTGCACGACCGCCACAAGGCCGTCATCCCCGACTGGGTCGCTCTCTACTACCAGCAGCCGATCGAGATCTCGCACGGCGAGGGCCGCCATGTCTGGGACGCGAACGGCAAGCGCTACCTCGACTTCTTCGGCGGCATCCTCACCACCATGACCGCGCACGCTCTCCCCGAGGTCACCAAGGCGGTGAGCGAGCAGGCCGGGCGGATCATCCACTCCTCCACGCTCTACCTCAACCGTCCGATGGTCGAGCTCGCCGAGCGGGTCGCGACCCTCTCCGGCATCCCCGACGCGCGGGTCTTCTTCACCACCTCGGGCACCGAGGCCAATGACACAGCCCTGTTGCTCGCGACCGGATACCGCCGCTCCAACCAGATTCTGGCCATGCGCAACAGCTACCACGGCCGGTCCTTCTCCGCGGTCTCCATCACCGGCAACCGCAGCTGGTCGCCCACCAGCCTCTCCCCGCTGCAGACGCTGTACGTGCACGGCGGCGTCCGCACCCGCGGCCCCTACGCCAGGTTGTCCGACGCGCAGTTCATCGAGGAATGCGTCGCCGACCTCGAGGATCTGCTCGGGCAAACCCGCGATGTCGCCGCGCTGATCGCCGAGCCCATCCAGGGCGTCGGCGGTTTCACCTCGCCGCCCGACGGTCTCTACGCGGCTTTCCGCGAGGTCCTCGACCGGCACGGCATCCTGTGGATCTCCGACGAGGTGCAGACCGGCTGGGGTCGCACGGGCGAACACTTCTGGGGCTGGCAGGCGCACGCCGAGAACGGCCCGCCCGACATGCTCACTTTCGCCAAGGGCATCGGGAACGGCATGTCCATCGGCGGTGTCGTAGCCCGCGCCGAGATCATGAACTCCGTGGACGCCAACTCGATTTCGACCTTCGGCGGCTCCCCGATCACCATGGCGGCGGGCGCCGCCAACCTCTCGTATCTGCTGGAGCACGATCTCCAGGGCAACGCCCGCCGTGTCGGCGGTCTGCTGATCGAGCGGCTGCGGGCCATCGGAGCGAGTGCTCCGGCCGTACGGGAAGTGCGCGGCCGCGGCCTGATGATCGGCATCGAGCTGGTCAAGCCCGGCACGGACGAGGCGAACCCCGAGGCGGCTTCGGCCGTCCTGGAGGCCGCCCGCGAGGGCGGGCTGCTGATCGGCAAGGGCGGCGGCCACAACACCAGCGTCCTGCGGATCGCCCCACCGCTGTCGCTGACCGTCGCGGAGGCGGAAGAGGGCGCCTCGATCCTTGAACGGGCCCTGCACAGCGTCTAG